The following DNA comes from Deltaproteobacteria bacterium.
CGTCATGCAACGGTTACCTAAAAACTAGGCAGCCATTGCGTATTCATAATTGTCGTTGGCAATTATGCGTATGCTGGGTTTTAACGAGGACCTCCCAGCGCCTCGACCTGCGACTTTGGCCTCATCATCCCCGTCGAAACCAGGGCGGCCCCTTTCAAAGAACATTGCGGAAGAGACATATAAGCTCCATTCCGCCAATGACAAGAGCGAAGAAAAAAGGAGTAAACACTGTTTACTCCTTGGGTCCTCATGGTGCGCCCGGCAAGATTCGAACTTGCGACCTACTGATTCGTAGTCAGGCACTCTATCCAACTGAGCTACGGGCGCTTGCGTGAAAGAGCGCTTATGTGTCCTGACCGGTGAAGTCAAGCCTCAAATGTAACCAAGGCTCACATTTTCCGGCGATCAACCACCAATCCGTTTCCCTTGGCACTGCGTTCGATGGTCTTGGGTTCCACCAGGCGGACCTCGAAAGCCACCCCCAGTTCGGTGTATAGGCGGATGCGGACATTTTCCAAAATGCGCTGGGACTCCTTGATGGAATCCGTGCAGAAGGATTCCGGGGCCTCGAGCATGATCGTCGCCCGGTCCATGTGCCCGACGCGGTCCAGCTCGATGCGGTAGCGCGGTTCGGCCAAGCCGGTGCCGGCGATGACGGCCTCGATCTGGGCCGGAAAGACGTTGATACCCCGGATGATAAGCATGTCGTCGCTGCGGCCGGGAATGCGCGTCATGCGGCGCAGGGTCCGACCGCAGGCGCAGGGCGCGTCGAGGATCGTGGTCAGGTCGCCGGTGCGGAAGCGAATCAGGGGAAATGCTTCCTTGGTCAGGGTGGTCAGGACCAGCTCGCCCTTGTGACCGGCGGGCAAAACCGCGCCCGTGGCCGGATCGACGATCTCGGCCAGAAAATGGTCCTCATTGATGTGCAACCCGGCCCGGTGCAGGCATTCTCCGGCCACGCCGGCGATTTCGCTCAGGCCATAATTGTCCGTGGCCTGGATGCCCAGGCGGCTCTCGATCTCCTGCCGGGTGTCCTCGGTCCAGGGTTCGGACCCGAACAGGCCGAAGCGCAGGCTGAGAGCCGTGCGATTGATGCCCAGCTCGTCCAGGGTGTCGGCCAGATGCAGGGCGTAGCTAGGCGTGCAGACCAGGGCCGTGGTCCGGTAATCCTGCATGATGGAAATCTGGCGGCGGGCGTCGCCGCTGGCGCTGGGAATGACCGAGGCCCCGATCAGCTCGGCCCCGGACTGGATGCCGAACGCGCCGGTGAAGAGGCCATAGTTGTAGGCGATCTGGACCGCGTCGTCCTTGGTCACGCCACCGGCCATGAGCGTCCGGGCCGCCAGCTCGGACCAGCGCCGCAGGTCGCCGCTGGTGTAACCGACCACGGTCGGCTTGCCCGTGGTGCCGGTGGACGCCTGCATGCGCACGACATCGCGCAGAGGCACGGCGAACAGACCGTAGGGGTAGTGCTCACGCAGATCGGCCTTGGTCGTGAACGGCAGGCGCCGCACATCGTCGAGCGATTGCACGTCGTAGGGATCAAGACCCAAGTCGGCGAAACGCTTGCGGTACAAGGGCACGTTGCGGGCCACCCGGTTCAGGGTCGCCTGCAACCGTTCCAGCTGCAACAGCTCCAGTTCGCCGCGCTCCATGCATTCGTATTCGCTCTGCCAGTACATATTCCCCCCTACTCGTCCAGTTCGCGTCCCAGATAGGCCCGCTGCACGTCGCGGTTGGCCAACAATTCGGCCGACGTGCCCTGCAGGATGATCCGCCCGTTTTCCAGCACATAGCCGCGATCGGCGACCTTGAGCGCGCCGCGCGCGTTCTGTTCCACCAAAAGCACGGTCAGGCCGAGGCGGTCGCGCAGTTCGACAATATGCCGGAAGATATCCCTGACCACCAGCGGGGCCAGCCCCATGCCCGGCTCGTCCAGCAACAGCAGACGGGGCCGGGCCATGAGGGCGCGGGCAATGGCGAGCATCTGCTGCTCTCCGCCGGACAGGGTGCCTGCGGCCTGGGTCCGGCGCTCCAGCAG
Coding sequences within:
- a CDS encoding ATP-binding cassette domain-containing protein; protein product: LLERRTQAAGTLSGGEQQMLAIARALMARPRLLLLDEPGMGLAPLVVRDIFRHIVELRDRLGLTVLLVEQNARGALKVADRGYVLENGRIILQGTSAELLANRDVQRAYLGRELDE
- a CDS encoding phenylacetate--CoA ligase family protein translates to MYWQSEYECMERGELELLQLERLQATLNRVARNVPLYRKRFADLGLDPYDVQSLDDVRRLPFTTKADLREHYPYGLFAVPLRDVVRMQASTGTTGKPTVVGYTSGDLRRWSELAARTLMAGGVTKDDAVQIAYNYGLFTGAFGIQSGAELIGASVIPSASGDARRQISIMQDYRTTALVCTPSYALHLADTLDELGINRTALSLRFGLFGSEPWTEDTRQEIESRLGIQATDNYGLSEIAGVAGECLHRAGLHINEDHFLAEIVDPATGAVLPAGHKGELVLTTLTKEAFPLIRFRTGDLTTILDAPCACGRTLRRMTRIPGRSDDMLIIRGINVFPAQIEAVIAGTGLAEPRYRIELDRVGHMDRATIMLEAPESFCTDSIKESQRILENVRIRLYTELGVAFEVRLVEPKTIERSAKGNGLVVDRRKM